CGATCCGGGCTGAAGACGCCCCCCGCAGTGGTGACGTCGAGCTCACGGCCTGCGAGCGTCACGCGGATCGTACGCAGGTTCTCGGGGCTTGCCGGGGCCGCAGTGAAGTAATGGTCGGACCCCATACGGCGAGCGTACCGGACACCGCGGGCTAAGGTTAAGGCTCGAAACAAACCAGAGATCAGGAACGGATGACGGAAACCACACCCTCCCACGACGGCGAAGCGATCGAGCGCGTCCTTGCCAATGCCGAGAAGCGCACTGAGGTCAGGGTCTTCGGCGCCGCGCAAGCGCTGCAGGACGAAGCCACCGCCGCGCACGGAACGGCCGACGGCGAGCAGTGGGATCTGGAAGACCGCCACGCTCTTCGTCGCGTCGCCGGTCTGTCGACCGAGCTCGAAGACGTTACCGAGGTCGAGTACCGGCAGCTGCGTCTTGAGAACGTCGTGCTCGTCGGCGTTTACCCGCAGGGGGCTCAGGAAGACGCGGAGAACTCTCTGCGCGAGCTCGCGGCGCTGGCGGAGACCGCCGGCGCGGTGGTCCTCGATGGCGTGCTCCAGCGTCGACCGCACCCTGACGCGGCAACGTACATCGGACGGGGCAAGGCGCAGGAGCTGAAGGACATCGTCGCGGCCACGGGTGCCGACACCGTCATCGCCGACACCGAGCTGGCGCCCAGCCAGAGACGAGCCCTCGAAGACGTGGTCAAGGTCAAGGTCATCGACCGCACCACGGTGATCCTGGACATCTTCAGCCAGCATGCCAAGAGTCGCGAGGGCAAGGCGCAGGTCGAACTCGCGCAGCTCGAGTACCTCCTCCCACGGCTCCGTGGATGGGGTGAGTCGATGAGCCGTCAGGCCGGTGGCCAGGTCGGCGCCGGCGGCGCCGGGATGGGCTCGCGCGGTCCTGGTGAGACCAAGATCGAGCTGGACCGCCGCCGCATCCGCACGAGGATGGCGCAGCTGCGTCGACAGATCCGCGATTTCG
This Microbacterium sp. XT11 DNA region includes the following protein-coding sequences:
- the hflX gene encoding GTPase HflX, which gives rise to MTETTPSHDGEAIERVLANAEKRTEVRVFGAAQALQDEATAAHGTADGEQWDLEDRHALRRVAGLSTELEDVTEVEYRQLRLENVVLVGVYPQGAQEDAENSLRELAALAETAGAVVLDGVLQRRPHPDAATYIGRGKAQELKDIVAATGADTVIADTELAPSQRRALEDVVKVKVIDRTTVILDIFSQHAKSREGKAQVELAQLEYLLPRLRGWGESMSRQAGGQVGAGGAGMGSRGPGETKIELDRRRIRTRMAQLRRQIRDFAPAREAKRAERRRNTIPSVAIAGYTNAGKSSLLNALTSAGVLVENALFATLDATVRRSETSDGRVFTLTDTVGFVRNLPHQLVEAFRSTLEEVGDADVILHVVDGSHPDPAGQLQTVRDVMGDVGVRDMPEIVVFNKADLIDDDERLVLRGLEPKAHFVSSRSGEGIAELRAAIEEALPKPAVEVHAVVPYDRGDLVAAIHETGMLLSVEHREQGTAVHARVSERLAADLAPFATTP